GATGTGTTCAAGATATCGAGCGGGGAAATAGTGGTCTTTCATGATGAACGCGTGGAACGCCTTTCCAACAGTGGTGGCAACATCGAAGAATACAACATCTATGATTTAAAAAAACTTACCCTTGACGGAAATCATAAAATTCCAATGCTACAAGATGTTCTCAAACTAATTGATAATAAAGTAGCAATGAACATAGAACTTAAAGGAGCCAATACTTCTGAAAGGGTAAACTTTATAATAGAAAACTATATTGAAGGAAAAGGGTGGATTTTGGACAATTTCGTTATCTCCAGCTTTAATTGGGACGAGTTGAGAGAAATGCGAAAAATCAATAAAAACATAAAGATTGCCGTGTTGACTGAAGAAGACCCAATGGATGCAATTTCAGTAGCCAAAGAATTAAATGCTGTCGCTATAAACCCTGATTACACAACATTGACCGAAGAGAATACGGGGAAAATTAAGGATGAGGGGTTTAAAATCTACACATGGACGGTCAATGAACCTGACGATATCCAAAGAATGAAAGCGTTTGGAGTAGATGGCATTATCACCAATTTTCCAGAACGGGTACATTAATGTTCGATGTCATA
The nucleotide sequence above comes from Flagellimonas sp. HMM57. Encoded proteins:
- a CDS encoding glycerophosphodiester phosphodiesterase family protein; translation: MKKNLPLALAAAFLLNSCSMMEKKPLVIGHRGAMGHETENTLASVQKALDLGVDMIEIDVFKISSGEIVVFHDERVERLSNSGGNIEEYNIYDLKKLTLDGNHKIPMLQDVLKLIDNKVAMNIELKGANTSERVNFIIENYIEGKGWILDNFVISSFNWDELREMRKINKNIKIAVLTEEDPMDAISVAKELNAVAINPDYTTLTEENTGKIKDEGFKIYTWTVNEPDDIQRMKAFGVDGIITNFPERVH